A genomic region of Oncorhynchus mykiss isolate Arlee chromosome 16, USDA_OmykA_1.1, whole genome shotgun sequence contains the following coding sequences:
- the LOC110491526 gene encoding zinc metalloproteinase-disintegrin-like 4a isoform X2, producing MRYTIYTFLLCITYWVVLVKGARKLDHVERYDVVRPQRLTGRVKRNIFSNQVYPDELQYALTIDGENHTIHLEKNRQLIGRHYAETHYSEDGRRVTTFPNYEDHCYYHGHIQGIEDSSVSVGICSGISGFVRAEQKVYLVEPLGDSADGEHALYRQEHLRANNTSCGHSNDSTVYDHDQGPAPRLLGLFKSKGWKSKPISGPQRYVEMYLVADYAEYKQFGSQTRGRMLEIANHVDKLYRPLNIRVMLVGLEIWTTRDHIDVTASPENTLNGFLQWRQDDLLKRAKHDNAQFVTGKDFLGDTVGLANKLAMCTGSSGAVNQDHNINPIGVASTIAHEMGHNLGMSHDTSGCTCGTSLSNGNCVMAGRVRSEYPGLFSGCSQEQLSDFLERANPRCLLDTPGSDRLYVGAACGNAFLDPGEECDCGTVEECKNSCCDPTTCRLTEGSSCAHGACCENCQLKQAASLCRRASSDCDLAEYCTGTSEHCPEDTFQMNGKPCSYGRGYCYNGQCPTLQQHCKRLWGPAAQVGTDSCFNLNLGGNEGAHCGRTKNGFVRCTPQNMKCGTLFCFGGDEYPITGQKAFYNMQGGGTCNIAVDQDKIRSLDMVPTGTKCGVNEVCYDHKCQDVKVYGQTEDCSSKCHNNGVCNNKGQCHCDPEWAPPYCDVKYSDLPQDQFGVVAGISAAIAVLLLLTFLVAGLMCCKKNKRETYTSKKKVHSTSGQLNPMFRERGEKGKPLSKPPQISQPTFMESSATQACTAQFVNVVPSRPPPQPPKSLPAVQPQSRIEATKPLPPSKPLPTLSSKPKIKPVVPVPPVKSCPYPVPQVKSSPYPVPPVKSSPYPVPPVKSSPYPVPPVKSSPYPVPPVKSSPYPVPPVKPTAPKQTSGGAAHKIALKPPPMPRR from the exons ATgcgatacactatatatactttCCTGTTGTGCATCACGTATTGGG TTGTACTGGTCAAGGGCGCAAGGAAATTGGATCATGTGGAGCGTTACGATGTAGTCCGACCTCAGAGACTGACTGGTCGGGTCAAAAGAAACATTTTCTCAAACCAG GTTTATCCTGACGAGTTACAATATGCATTAACCATTGATGGAGAGAACCACACTATTCATCTGGAGAAAAATAG GCAACTTATTGGGAGGCATTACGCTGAAACACACTATTCAGAAGATGGAAGACGGGTGACAACATTTCCAAATTATGAG GACCACTGCTATTATCATGGTCATATTCAAGGCATTGAGGATTCATCCGTTAGTGTTGGAATCTGTTCTGGCATTAG TGGCTTTGTGAGGGCTGAGCAGAAAGTCTACCTGGTTGAACCTTTAGGAGACTCTGCCGATGGGGAGCATGCTCTGTACAGACAGGAGCACCTCAGAGCCAACAATACCAGCTGTGGTCACTCCAACGACAGCACGGTCTATGACCATGACCAGGGACCGGCCCCCAGACTCTTAGGCCTCTTCAAGTCCAAAGGCTGG aaaaGTAAACCCATCTCTGGGCCTCAAAGATATGTGGAGATGTATCTGGTGGCTGACTATGCAGAg tACAAACAATTTGGAAGCCAAACCCGAGGTCGAATGCTGGAAATTGCCAATCATGTTGATAAG TTGTATCGGCCATTGAACATCCGGGTCATGCTGGTGGGGTTGGAGATATGGACTACTAGGGATCACATTGACGTCACAGCCAGTCCTGAGAACACCCTGAATGGTTTTCTCCAGTGGCGCCAAGACGACCTTCTGAAGAGGGCAAAACATGACAATGCCCAGTTTGTCAC TGGTAAAGATTTCTTGGGCGATACTGTCGGACTGGCAAATAAACTTGCCATGTGCACTGGAAGTTCAGGTGCAGTCAACCAGGACCACAACATAAACCCTATTGGCGTTGCCTCAACCATCGCTCATGAGATGGGCCACAACCTGGGCATGTCCCATGATACCTCAGGCTGCACCTGTGGGACATCGCTGTCCAACGGCAACTGTGTCATGGCAGGTCGGGTCAG ATCAGAGTACCCAGGGCTGTTTAGTGGCTGCAGTCAGGAGCAGCTGAGTGACTTCCTGGAGAGAGCCAATCCCAGATGTCTGCTGGACACGCCTGGCTCTGATAGGCTGTATGTGGGGGCTGCCTGTGGCAATGCCTTCCTGGACCCGGGAGAAGAGTGTGACTGTGGAACTGTGGAG GAGTGTAAGAATAGCTGCTGTGACCCCACTACCTGTCGCCTCACTGAGGGATCCAGCTGTGCTCATGGAGCATGCTGTGAAAACTGCCAG CTGAAGCAAGCAGCCAGTTTGTGTCGAAGAGCTTCCAGTGACTGTGACTTGGCAGAGTACTGCACTGGAACTTCTGAGCATTGCCCAGAAGATACCTTTCAGATGAATGGGAAACCTTGTAGCTATGGTCGGGGCTACTGTTACAATGGGCAATGTCCGACACTTCAGCAGCACTGCAAGAGACTGTGGGGACCAG CGGCACAAGTAGGCACGGATTCCTGCTTTAATCTAAACCTGGGTGGCAATGAAGGAGCCCACTGCGGAAGGACCAAAAATGGCTTTGTTCGCTGCACACCACA GAATATGAAATGTGGAACACTATTTTGCTTTGGAGGAGATGAGTATCCCATCACTGGGCAGAAGGCCTTCTACAATATGCAGGGAGGGGGGACATGCAACATAGCAGTGGACCAGGATAAGATAAGATCTCTGGACATGGTCCCAACAGGAACTAAATGTGGTGTGAATGAG GTTTGCTATGATCACAAATGCCAAGATGTCAAAGTCTATGGTCAAACGGAGGACTGTTCATCCAAATGCCACAACAATGGG GTGTGCAACAACAAGGGACAGTGCCACTGTGACCCAGAATGGGCTCCACCCTACTGTGACGTCAAGTATTCAGACTTGCCTCAAG ACCAGTTTGGGGTGGTAGCTGGTATCTCAGCAGCGATAGCTGTGTTGCTGCTGCTCACTTTCCTGGTTGCAGGACTGATGTGCTGCAAGAAAAACAAGAGAGAAACCTACACCTCCAAAAA GAAAGTCCACTCTACCTCCGGCCAGTTGAACCCAATGTTCCgggagaggggtgagaagggCAAACCTCTGAGCAAGCCCCCCCAAATTAGCCAACCCACCTTCATGGAGTCATCTGCAACACAAGCCTGCACCGCTCAGTTTGTCAATGTGGTCCCTTCCAGGCCCCCTCCACAG CCACCAAAGAGCTTGCCTGCAGTGCAGCCCCAGTCTCGCATTGAAGCG ACTaaacctctacctccatcaaagCCTTTGCCGACTCTGAGTAGCAAACCG AAAATCAAACCTGTCGTCCCAGTGCCACCAGTGAAGTCCTGTCCTTACCCAGTGCCACAAGTGAAGTCCAGTCCTTACCCAGTACCTCCAGTCAAGTCCAGTCCTTACCCAGTACCTCCAGTCAAGTCTAGTCCTTACCCAGTACCTCCAGTCAAGTCTAGTCCTTACCCAGTGCCTCCAGTCAAGTCCAGTCCTTACCCAGTGCCTCCAGTCAAGCCCACAGCACCAAAG CAGACCTCAGGAGGAGCAGCCCACAAGATTGCATTGAAGCCTCCCCCCATGCCACGTCGATGA
- the LOC110491526 gene encoding zinc metalloproteinase-disintegrin-like 4a isoform X3 gives MRYTIYTFLLCITYWVVLVKGARKLDHVERYDVVRPQRLTGRVKRNIFSNQVYPDELQYALTIDGENHTIHLEKNRQLIGRHYAETHYSEDGRRVTTFPNYEDHCYYHGHIQGIEDSSVSVGICSGISGFVRAEQKVYLVEPLGDSADGEHALYRQEHLRANNTSCGHSNDSTVYDHDQGPAPRLLGLFKSKGWKSKPISGPQRYVEMYLVADYAEYKQFGSQTRGRMLEIANHVDKLYRPLNIRVMLVGLEIWTTRDHIDVTASPENTLNGFLQWRQDDLLKRAKHDNAQFVTGKDFLGDTVGLANKLAMCTGSSGAVNQDHNINPIGVASTIAHEMGHNLGMSHDTSGCTCGTSLSNGNCVMAGRVRSEYPGLFSGCSQEQLSDFLERANPRCLLDTPGSDRLYVGAACGNAFLDPGEECDCGTVEECKNSCCDPTTCRLTEGSSCAHGACCENCQLKQAASLCRRASSDCDLAEYCTGTSEHCPEDTFQMNGKPCSYGRGYCYNGQCPTLQQHCKRLWGPAAQVGTDSCFNLNLGGNEGAHCGRTKNGFVRCTPQNMKCGTLFCFGGDEYPITGQKAFYNMQGGGTCNIAVDQDKIRSLDMVPTGTKCGVNEVCYDHKCQDVKVYGQTEDCSSKCHNNGVCNNKGQCHCDPEWAPPYCDVKYSDLPQDQFGVVAGISAAIAVLLLLTFLVAGLMCCKKNKRETYTSKKKVHSTSGQLNPMFRERGEKGKPLSKPPQISQPTFMESSATQACTAQFVNVVPSRPPPQPPKSLPAVQPQSRIEATKPLPPSKPLPTLSSKPKIKPVVPVPPVKSCPYPVPQVKSSPYPVPPVKSSPYPVPPVKSSPYPVPPVKSSPYPVPPVKSSPYPVPPVKPTAPKTSGGAAHKIALKPPPMPRR, from the exons ATgcgatacactatatatactttCCTGTTGTGCATCACGTATTGGG TTGTACTGGTCAAGGGCGCAAGGAAATTGGATCATGTGGAGCGTTACGATGTAGTCCGACCTCAGAGACTGACTGGTCGGGTCAAAAGAAACATTTTCTCAAACCAG GTTTATCCTGACGAGTTACAATATGCATTAACCATTGATGGAGAGAACCACACTATTCATCTGGAGAAAAATAG GCAACTTATTGGGAGGCATTACGCTGAAACACACTATTCAGAAGATGGAAGACGGGTGACAACATTTCCAAATTATGAG GACCACTGCTATTATCATGGTCATATTCAAGGCATTGAGGATTCATCCGTTAGTGTTGGAATCTGTTCTGGCATTAG TGGCTTTGTGAGGGCTGAGCAGAAAGTCTACCTGGTTGAACCTTTAGGAGACTCTGCCGATGGGGAGCATGCTCTGTACAGACAGGAGCACCTCAGAGCCAACAATACCAGCTGTGGTCACTCCAACGACAGCACGGTCTATGACCATGACCAGGGACCGGCCCCCAGACTCTTAGGCCTCTTCAAGTCCAAAGGCTGG aaaaGTAAACCCATCTCTGGGCCTCAAAGATATGTGGAGATGTATCTGGTGGCTGACTATGCAGAg tACAAACAATTTGGAAGCCAAACCCGAGGTCGAATGCTGGAAATTGCCAATCATGTTGATAAG TTGTATCGGCCATTGAACATCCGGGTCATGCTGGTGGGGTTGGAGATATGGACTACTAGGGATCACATTGACGTCACAGCCAGTCCTGAGAACACCCTGAATGGTTTTCTCCAGTGGCGCCAAGACGACCTTCTGAAGAGGGCAAAACATGACAATGCCCAGTTTGTCAC TGGTAAAGATTTCTTGGGCGATACTGTCGGACTGGCAAATAAACTTGCCATGTGCACTGGAAGTTCAGGTGCAGTCAACCAGGACCACAACATAAACCCTATTGGCGTTGCCTCAACCATCGCTCATGAGATGGGCCACAACCTGGGCATGTCCCATGATACCTCAGGCTGCACCTGTGGGACATCGCTGTCCAACGGCAACTGTGTCATGGCAGGTCGGGTCAG ATCAGAGTACCCAGGGCTGTTTAGTGGCTGCAGTCAGGAGCAGCTGAGTGACTTCCTGGAGAGAGCCAATCCCAGATGTCTGCTGGACACGCCTGGCTCTGATAGGCTGTATGTGGGGGCTGCCTGTGGCAATGCCTTCCTGGACCCGGGAGAAGAGTGTGACTGTGGAACTGTGGAG GAGTGTAAGAATAGCTGCTGTGACCCCACTACCTGTCGCCTCACTGAGGGATCCAGCTGTGCTCATGGAGCATGCTGTGAAAACTGCCAG CTGAAGCAAGCAGCCAGTTTGTGTCGAAGAGCTTCCAGTGACTGTGACTTGGCAGAGTACTGCACTGGAACTTCTGAGCATTGCCCAGAAGATACCTTTCAGATGAATGGGAAACCTTGTAGCTATGGTCGGGGCTACTGTTACAATGGGCAATGTCCGACACTTCAGCAGCACTGCAAGAGACTGTGGGGACCAG CGGCACAAGTAGGCACGGATTCCTGCTTTAATCTAAACCTGGGTGGCAATGAAGGAGCCCACTGCGGAAGGACCAAAAATGGCTTTGTTCGCTGCACACCACA GAATATGAAATGTGGAACACTATTTTGCTTTGGAGGAGATGAGTATCCCATCACTGGGCAGAAGGCCTTCTACAATATGCAGGGAGGGGGGACATGCAACATAGCAGTGGACCAGGATAAGATAAGATCTCTGGACATGGTCCCAACAGGAACTAAATGTGGTGTGAATGAG GTTTGCTATGATCACAAATGCCAAGATGTCAAAGTCTATGGTCAAACGGAGGACTGTTCATCCAAATGCCACAACAATGGG GTGTGCAACAACAAGGGACAGTGCCACTGTGACCCAGAATGGGCTCCACCCTACTGTGACGTCAAGTATTCAGACTTGCCTCAAG ACCAGTTTGGGGTGGTAGCTGGTATCTCAGCAGCGATAGCTGTGTTGCTGCTGCTCACTTTCCTGGTTGCAGGACTGATGTGCTGCAAGAAAAACAAGAGAGAAACCTACACCTCCAAAAA GAAAGTCCACTCTACCTCCGGCCAGTTGAACCCAATGTTCCgggagaggggtgagaagggCAAACCTCTGAGCAAGCCCCCCCAAATTAGCCAACCCACCTTCATGGAGTCATCTGCAACACAAGCCTGCACCGCTCAGTTTGTCAATGTGGTCCCTTCCAGGCCCCCTCCACAG CCACCAAAGAGCTTGCCTGCAGTGCAGCCCCAGTCTCGCATTGAAGCG ACTaaacctctacctccatcaaagCCTTTGCCGACTCTGAGTAGCAAACCG AAAATCAAACCTGTCGTCCCAGTGCCACCAGTGAAGTCCTGTCCTTACCCAGTGCCACAAGTGAAGTCCAGTCCTTACCCAGTACCTCCAGTCAAGTCCAGTCCTTACCCAGTACCTCCAGTCAAGTCTAGTCCTTACCCAGTACCTCCAGTCAAGTCTAGTCCTTACCCAGTGCCTCCAGTCAAGTCCAGTCCTTACCCAGTGCCTCCAGTCAAGCCCACAGCACCAAAG ACCTCAGGAGGAGCAGCCCACAAGATTGCATTGAAGCCTCCCCCCATGCCACGTCGATGA
- the LOC110491526 gene encoding zinc metalloproteinase-disintegrin-like 4a isoform X1, with amino-acid sequence MRYTIYTFLLCITYWVVLVKGARKLDHVERYDVVRPQRLTGRVKRNIFSNQVYPDELQYALTIDGENHTIHLEKNRQLIGRHYAETHYSEDGRRVTTFPNYEDHCYYHGHIQGIEDSSVSVGICSGISGFVRAEQKVYLVEPLGDSADGEHALYRQEHLRANNTSCGHSNDSTVYDHDQGPAPRLLGLFKSKGWKSKPISGPQRYVEMYLVADYAEYKQFGSQTRGRMLEIANHVDKLYRPLNIRVMLVGLEIWTTRDHIDVTASPENTLNGFLQWRQDDLLKRAKHDNAQFVTGKDFLGDTVGLANKLAMCTGSSGAVNQDHNINPIGVASTIAHEMGHNLGMSHDTSGCTCGTSLSNGNCVMAGRVRSEYPGLFSGCSQEQLSDFLERANPRCLLDTPGSDRLYVGAACGNAFLDPGEECDCGTVEECKNSCCDPTTCRLTEGSSCAHGACCENCQLKQAASLCRRASSDCDLAEYCTGTSEHCPEDTFQMNGKPCSYGRGYCYNGQCPTLQQHCKRLWGPAAQVGTDSCFNLNLGGNEGAHCGRTKNGFVRCTPQNMKCGTLFCFGGDEYPITGQKAFYNMQGGGTCNIAVDQDKIRSLDMVPTGTKCGVNEVCYDHKCQDVKVYGQTEDCSSKCHNNGVCNNKGQCHCDPEWAPPYCDVKYSDLPQDQFGVVAGISAAIAVLLLLTFLVAGLMCCKKNKRETYTSKKKVHSTSGQLNPMFRERGEKGKPLSKPPQISQPTFMESSATQACTAQFVNVVPSRPPPQPPKSLPAVQPQSRIEATKPLPPSKPLPTLSSKPKIKPVVPVPPVKSCPYPVPQVKSSPYPVPPVKSSPYPVPPVKSSPYPVPPVKSSPYPVPPVKSSPYPVPPVKPTAPKVPSKYPQQTSGGAAHKIALKPPPMPRR; translated from the exons ATgcgatacactatatatactttCCTGTTGTGCATCACGTATTGGG TTGTACTGGTCAAGGGCGCAAGGAAATTGGATCATGTGGAGCGTTACGATGTAGTCCGACCTCAGAGACTGACTGGTCGGGTCAAAAGAAACATTTTCTCAAACCAG GTTTATCCTGACGAGTTACAATATGCATTAACCATTGATGGAGAGAACCACACTATTCATCTGGAGAAAAATAG GCAACTTATTGGGAGGCATTACGCTGAAACACACTATTCAGAAGATGGAAGACGGGTGACAACATTTCCAAATTATGAG GACCACTGCTATTATCATGGTCATATTCAAGGCATTGAGGATTCATCCGTTAGTGTTGGAATCTGTTCTGGCATTAG TGGCTTTGTGAGGGCTGAGCAGAAAGTCTACCTGGTTGAACCTTTAGGAGACTCTGCCGATGGGGAGCATGCTCTGTACAGACAGGAGCACCTCAGAGCCAACAATACCAGCTGTGGTCACTCCAACGACAGCACGGTCTATGACCATGACCAGGGACCGGCCCCCAGACTCTTAGGCCTCTTCAAGTCCAAAGGCTGG aaaaGTAAACCCATCTCTGGGCCTCAAAGATATGTGGAGATGTATCTGGTGGCTGACTATGCAGAg tACAAACAATTTGGAAGCCAAACCCGAGGTCGAATGCTGGAAATTGCCAATCATGTTGATAAG TTGTATCGGCCATTGAACATCCGGGTCATGCTGGTGGGGTTGGAGATATGGACTACTAGGGATCACATTGACGTCACAGCCAGTCCTGAGAACACCCTGAATGGTTTTCTCCAGTGGCGCCAAGACGACCTTCTGAAGAGGGCAAAACATGACAATGCCCAGTTTGTCAC TGGTAAAGATTTCTTGGGCGATACTGTCGGACTGGCAAATAAACTTGCCATGTGCACTGGAAGTTCAGGTGCAGTCAACCAGGACCACAACATAAACCCTATTGGCGTTGCCTCAACCATCGCTCATGAGATGGGCCACAACCTGGGCATGTCCCATGATACCTCAGGCTGCACCTGTGGGACATCGCTGTCCAACGGCAACTGTGTCATGGCAGGTCGGGTCAG ATCAGAGTACCCAGGGCTGTTTAGTGGCTGCAGTCAGGAGCAGCTGAGTGACTTCCTGGAGAGAGCCAATCCCAGATGTCTGCTGGACACGCCTGGCTCTGATAGGCTGTATGTGGGGGCTGCCTGTGGCAATGCCTTCCTGGACCCGGGAGAAGAGTGTGACTGTGGAACTGTGGAG GAGTGTAAGAATAGCTGCTGTGACCCCACTACCTGTCGCCTCACTGAGGGATCCAGCTGTGCTCATGGAGCATGCTGTGAAAACTGCCAG CTGAAGCAAGCAGCCAGTTTGTGTCGAAGAGCTTCCAGTGACTGTGACTTGGCAGAGTACTGCACTGGAACTTCTGAGCATTGCCCAGAAGATACCTTTCAGATGAATGGGAAACCTTGTAGCTATGGTCGGGGCTACTGTTACAATGGGCAATGTCCGACACTTCAGCAGCACTGCAAGAGACTGTGGGGACCAG CGGCACAAGTAGGCACGGATTCCTGCTTTAATCTAAACCTGGGTGGCAATGAAGGAGCCCACTGCGGAAGGACCAAAAATGGCTTTGTTCGCTGCACACCACA GAATATGAAATGTGGAACACTATTTTGCTTTGGAGGAGATGAGTATCCCATCACTGGGCAGAAGGCCTTCTACAATATGCAGGGAGGGGGGACATGCAACATAGCAGTGGACCAGGATAAGATAAGATCTCTGGACATGGTCCCAACAGGAACTAAATGTGGTGTGAATGAG GTTTGCTATGATCACAAATGCCAAGATGTCAAAGTCTATGGTCAAACGGAGGACTGTTCATCCAAATGCCACAACAATGGG GTGTGCAACAACAAGGGACAGTGCCACTGTGACCCAGAATGGGCTCCACCCTACTGTGACGTCAAGTATTCAGACTTGCCTCAAG ACCAGTTTGGGGTGGTAGCTGGTATCTCAGCAGCGATAGCTGTGTTGCTGCTGCTCACTTTCCTGGTTGCAGGACTGATGTGCTGCAAGAAAAACAAGAGAGAAACCTACACCTCCAAAAA GAAAGTCCACTCTACCTCCGGCCAGTTGAACCCAATGTTCCgggagaggggtgagaagggCAAACCTCTGAGCAAGCCCCCCCAAATTAGCCAACCCACCTTCATGGAGTCATCTGCAACACAAGCCTGCACCGCTCAGTTTGTCAATGTGGTCCCTTCCAGGCCCCCTCCACAG CCACCAAAGAGCTTGCCTGCAGTGCAGCCCCAGTCTCGCATTGAAGCG ACTaaacctctacctccatcaaagCCTTTGCCGACTCTGAGTAGCAAACCG AAAATCAAACCTGTCGTCCCAGTGCCACCAGTGAAGTCCTGTCCTTACCCAGTGCCACAAGTGAAGTCCAGTCCTTACCCAGTACCTCCAGTCAAGTCCAGTCCTTACCCAGTACCTCCAGTCAAGTCTAGTCCTTACCCAGTACCTCCAGTCAAGTCTAGTCCTTACCCAGTGCCTCCAGTCAAGTCCAGTCCTTACCCAGTGCCTCCAGTCAAGCCCACAGCACCAAAGGTACCCAGCAAATACCCACAA CAGACCTCAGGAGGAGCAGCCCACAAGATTGCATTGAAGCCTCCCCCCATGCCACGTCGATGA